From Rhodopseudomonas palustris:
CCGGCTCCTGCTTCGCCGGCACGCTGGCCGAACTCGTGTTCGCCGCCGACCGCTCCTACATGCTGATCGGCACCCGCGAGGGTGACAACCGCCCGGCTCCCCAGATCACGCTCAGCGCGATGAATTTCGGCCCGTATCCGATGAGCCACGGGCTGACGCGATTGCAATCGCGTTTCCAGTCGGGTGGCGATGAGTTGGCGCAGGCGCAGGCGAAGACCGGCGAGCCGCTCGACGCCGAAGCCGCCGACGAACTTGGCCTCGTCACCTTCGCGCTCGACGATATCGACTGGGACGACGAGGTCCGCGTGTTCCTCGAGGAGCGCGCCTCGTTCTCGCCCGACAGCCTCACCGGCATGGAGGCCAATCTGCGCTTCGTCGGGCCCGAGACGATGGAGTCGAAAATCTTCTCGCGCCTCACCGCGTGGCAGAACTGGATCTTCCAGCGCCCCAATGCGGTCGGCGAAGACGGCGCGCTGCGCCGCTACGGCACCGGCCAGAAGGCGCAATTCGACATGACGCGGGTGTGAGCACGCGCGATCACCGTGCGCTTGTCATTGCGAGGAGCGAAGCGACGAAGCAATCCAGAAACTCAATGCACTGCGGCCTGGATTGCCTCGCTCCGCTCGCAATGACGAAATCAAAAATGCCAACCGGGAGCACGCCATGAACATCATGAACGTCGACTACTCGACCAAGATTCCGAACAATGTCGATCTCGCCTCCGACCGCCAGGTGCTGAAGGCGCTGGAGGGCTGGCACCCGGGCTACATCGACTGGTGGAACGACATGGGCCCCGAGGGCTTCCAGCAGTCGCTGGTTTACTTGCGCACGGCGTATTCGGTCGATCCGCGCGGCTGGGCGAAGTTCGACTACGTCAAGATGCCGGACTATCGCTGGGGCGTGCTGCTGGCGCCGCAGGAGGAGAACCGCAAGATCCCGTTCGGCGAGCACTACGGCGAACCGGCCTGGCAGGAAGTTCCCGGCGAATATCGCGCAATGCTGCGCCGGCTGATCGTTATCCAGGGCGACACCGAACCGGCCTCGGTCGAGCAGCAGCGCCATCTCGGCAAGACCGCGCCGTCGCTCTACGACATGCGCAACCTCTTTCAGGTCAATGTCGAGGAAGGCCGCCATCTGTGGGCGATGGTGTATCTGCTGCAGAAATATTTCGGCCGCGACGGCCGCGAGGAGGCCGACGATCTCTTGCGCCGCCGCTCCGGCGACGCCGATTCGCCGCGCATGCTCGGCGCCTTCAACGAGGCGACGCCGGACTGGCTGTCGTTCTTCATGTTCACCTATTTCACCGATCGCGACGGCAAGATGCAGTTGCACTCGCTGGCGCAATCGGGCTTCGATCCGTTGTCGCGCACCTGCCGCTTCATGCTGACCGAGGAAGCGCACCACATGTTCGTCGGCGAGACCGGCATCACCCGCATCATCCAGCGGACTTGCGACGCGATGCGCGAGGCCGGCATCTCGGACCCGACCGACATCGCCAAGGTGCGTGCGCTCGGCGTCATCGATCTGCCGACGATCCAGAAGAAGCTCAACCTGCACTACACGCTGTCGCTCGACCTGTTTGGTTCGGAAGTGTCGACCAATGCGGCGAACGCCTTCAATTTCGGCATCAAGGGGCGCTATCACGAGACCCAGATCGACGACGATCATCAGCTCAAGAGCGCGACCTATCCGGTGCTGAAATTCGTCGACGGCGAGATCAAGCGCGTCGACGAGCCGGCGCTGACCGCGCTCAACATGCGGCTGCGCGACGATTACTCGCAGGATTGCGTCAAGGGCTTGCTGCGCTGGAACAAGGTGATCACGACGGCGGGCTATGACTATCAGCTCGCGCTGCCGCACGTCGCCTTCCACCGCGCCATTGGCGAGTTCAAGGACGTTCACGCGACGCCCGAAGGTGTCCTGATCGACGGCGCGACCTGGGCCAAGCGCAAGGACGACTGGCTGCCGTCGACCGACGACGGCGATTTCATCGCCAGCCTGATGCAGCCGGTGAGCGACCCCGGCGCATATGCGCCGTGGATCTCCGCGCCCAAGGTAGGCATCGACAACAAGCCGGGCGATTTCGAATATGTAAAGATCGAGACCTGAGCTCGCGACCTCCCCGGCTGCGCCGAAAGCAAGCCGGGCCGCCGGCCGGAGGGCCCAGCCGGCCCGGCCGTGCGGGCGCGCGGTGACGCGTCGCGTCGGCATGAAGGAAGCAAAGTGCGCTCCCCGCTTCTGCGCCAGAAGCGGCGGATCCCGCCATTCACACTCTTGGGGAAAGTGGCGCACGGGGAAACTGGCGCACCCGACACGATTCGAACGTGTGACCTTTGCCTTCGGAGGGCAACGCTCTATCCAGCTGAGCTACGGGTGCTTCGCCTGATCCTGTAGCCGATCGGGGGCGGGACGGCAACGGCCGAGAAAAGCGCCGATGTCTCAATGACCAATAGTCCGGGCAGTGGCGTCAGGCATCCGAATCGCGTCGGCGCCGGAGGTCAGGCCTCCGTTGAAGGCCGGACGCCGCGATCTGGTCGCCCGGACTTGGCGACCAGCCTCGGCCGCTCCGGTTCGGCCACCCGAACTTGCGCCGGGTGCGCCATTCGATCTCGCGGCCTATCCGGGCCTGGATCGACTACGCCGGAACGATTTCCTTGCCGATCGGCCAGAGCGCGATCCCGGCGAGCTTGACGTGCGCCCATGCGAACGGGATGCCGACGATCGTCACCGCGAGCAGGACCGCCGTGATCAGGTGCCCGAGCGCGAGCCACCAGCCGGCAAAAACCAGCCAGATGATATTGCCGAGCAGCCCCAGCGGACCGGTGCCGACGTCCTCGCGGCCGGTGACGGTTTCGCGCGGCACGGCCATCTGCCCGAACGGAAACAGCGTATAGGCGGCGATGCTGAAGGAGGCCCGCGCCCATGGCAGCCCGATGATCGTGATCGCCATGATGATCGCAGCGATCGCCCAGCCGGCCGCCATCCAGAAGCCGCCGAGCGCGATCCAGAGAATGTTGAGAAGCAGAGAGACCGGCGACATGCGAAGCATCCTTCTTGTCGGGAACGACACAGCGCGGGGCGGGCTGAATCGTCGATGAGCGCTCGATGTTGTCGCGACGAACGGGAACCTTCGCAAGCTTTTCCGCGTCGGCCACGGCTCGGCGACGCCGCGATCTCACGCATCGGCATTCGCAGCCCCGGGGCAACGCAAATTCGCCACGGTCGCGGCGAATTGCGGTCAAAGCCGTCGGCCAGTGTGCGCGCAACAACGACGAAGGAACCAGCGCTTGCCCTATACCGTGACGGCGACCCGACGAGATGAAAAAATGCAGAGCGTGCGCAACAGTTCGCTGATCGCGCTGGCCAAGGCACGGGTCTGGGAGAGCGAAGGCTGGCGCGTCAGGATTGCGGATCCGGAAGGCCGCGAGCACGACATCGCACAACTCGAAGAGCTGACCGCATTCAAGCCGGAGAGACTATCGGCGCTGTCCGCGATCCTGCCCGCGGACGAAGTTCTGACCGCGGGAGCAGATCCGGCTGAATTCGAGATGGACGACAGCCCAGCGCTCCAAGGCGAGGAAGTTCACGGGCCGTGGCCCGTCGAAGCACACGGCCCTTGGCTGTCGCAAAATCAAGATACGGCGTTCTGGCAAACGGGCGAGCTGCTGTCCTCGTAGCTGAGGACATGGTCGCAGTTCTTGCAGCGGAACACCAGAACGCGCCGTCGTTGTTGCAGATTCGGCAGACATCCGATCTGGGACATCGCTTCCGAGCAGTTCGGGCACGCGGGTACGCCGTCGCGGGTCATGTCGGACATCTCGGTTATCAGCAAGCTGCAGCCGAACGCATGGCCGATCGAGTAGTCGAGTAGCAGCAGGCTGTGAAATATCTGCGATTTCTTGGTCGCAAGTATACCGCATCGAATCCGTCCATTTCATGTCGGTCCGGCTGCCCTGGTAGTTTCAACAGGGTCGGCGCTCGGCTTCGGCGACCGCATCGCCCCAGGGTTGTGCGATCTCGACGGCTCCGCTGTTCCCGGCGCCCTCGCGTAGCACCACGCTCGGACAGGCGAATTTCATCGGGAAGGTCTGCCCCCGCGCTTCCTCGTAGTCGAAGCGCTGCGCCAGCGCGTCGCGTGTCGCCTGCGGCAGCCTCACGTCGCCGATCACGACCGCGCCTTCGCTGGCGTCGATCCGCGGCTGATGGATCGCCGCATCGAGATCCATGCCGTAGTCGATCACGAACGACAGCATCTGCGTCACCGCCGGCAGAATGCGGCGGCCGCCCGATGCGCCGAGCGCCAGCCGTCGGCCGTCGGCGGCCTGCGCCAGCACCGGCGTGTAGTTGGTGAGGCAGCGCTTGCCGGGCGCGAGCGAATTCGGCCGGCCCGGTTCGGGATCGAACCACATCACGCCGTTGTTCATCATGATTCCGCTGCTCGGAAGTTCGAATTTCGAACCGAAGGTCGACAGCAGCGTCTGCGTCACCGCCGCCATGTTGCCGTGGCGATCGACCACCGAGAAATGCGTGGTGCAGGCCGGTGCCAGATGCTCTGCCCCGAGTGCGCGGCGGCCGTCGGCGTCGCCCATGTCGCGCAGCCGCTCGGCATAGGCCGATTGCAGCGCCAGCGCATAGGCGGCGTAGGCCTCCGCATCCGGGGCGACGCCGTTGGCATTCAGATTTTGCTGCAGCAGGCGCAGCGTGTGCGCCAGCGTCGGGCCGGCGGTGAGTTCGGGTGTGGCGTACACCGTGCCGCCGCGATACGGGATCTGCAGCGGCCGGCGCAGATGCGCGCGGAACGCGGCGAGGTCCTCGACGGTCAGCGAGCCGCCATTGGCCTTCATGTCGGCGGCGATGCTGCGGGCCAGATCGCCTTCGTAGAAATCGCGCGGGCCCTGTTCGGCGAGCTGCGCCATCGTCGCCTGCAGGCGGTGCTGTGGCATGCGCACATGCGCCTTGATGCCCCACGGCGCATGCGGCGGCAGGCCGTCGTTCAGATAGGAGGCCGCGCTCGCTTCGTAGCGGCGCAGATCCGCGGCGACGCTGCCGATCATCAGCGTCGTCCACCAGTCGATCGCGAGGCCTTCGCCGGCGAGCGCGATGCTCGGCGCGATCAACTCCTTCCACGGCAGTTTGGCGTGACGGCGATGTGCCTCCTCCATGCCGGCGACGACGCCGGGCACCGCGACCGAGCCCGGTCCATGCAGGTTGCGATCGTCCTTCACCCGTGGCCACGGAAACAGGTCGGACGCGGCGCCCGCGCCGGTCAGCGGATAGTCCTCGGTGCGCAGGCTGCCCGGCGCGCACATGCCGTAGTCGATGACTTCGTAGGTGTCCTCGGCGGCGCGATACAGCACCATCGCGCCGCCGCCGCCGATGCCGCTCATCCACGGCTCCAGCACACCCAGCGCAAACGTGGTCGCGATCACCGCGTCGACGCAGTCGCCCCCGGCCGCCAGAACCTCCGCGCCGACCTCCGCCGCCTGGCGCGACTGCGCGGCGACGATGCCGCCCTTGGATACGATCGCGGGCTTGCGGAACTGCTGCAGGTTGCTGAACTGGTCGGCCATGGCGGAGACATTGCTTTCGTTGGGGCGTTGGCAGGCGCGCGGGCGCGGGGCGGGACAGGCATCAAACACATCATGCCGCCGCGCGACAATGCTCGCGCGGGGAACCCTGCCTTGCGCATTCGCTCAGCTCTGCTCGCCGATCCGATAGCCGATGCCGGGCTCGGTCAGGATGATTTGCGGAGCGTCGGCGCGTTGCTCGATCTTCTGCCGGAGCTGACCGATGTAGACCCGCAGATATTGCGTGTCCGAGGTATGCGCAGGTCCCCACACCGCGGCCAGAATCTGCCGATGGGTGACGACGCGCCCGGCGTGCCGCACCATGAAGGCCAGCAGTTCGAACTCCTTCGGCGTCAGCTTGATCTCGGCGCCGTCGCGGGTGACGCGCCGGCGCACCGCATCGATCTCGATGCCGCCGACCGACAGCGCGGCGGGCTCGGCGTTGCGCTGTATCCGGTGGCGCAACGCCGCGCGCATCCGCGCCATCAGCTCGCCGGTGTTGAACGGCTTGTTGACGTAGTCGTCGGCGCCGAGATCGAGCGATTCGATCTTCTCGGCCTCGCGCTCGCGCGCCGACAGCACGATGATCGGCAGATCCGACCAGGCGCGGACCTGCCGGATCACGTCCTTGCCGTCGCCGTCGGCGAGGCCGAGATCGAGCAGCACGATGTCGGGGGCATCCGCCGCGACCCGCTTGATCGCCTCGGTGACGGTCGCGGCATGCGCGACCTCGTAGCTGTTGGCTTCCAGCGCCGGCTTGAGAAAGCGCAGGATCGCCGGTTCGTCGTCGACCACCAGCACGCGCGATTTGACGCTCATGGTGCAGGCGCCTCCTGTGTCCTGTCCCGCATGAAGGTCAGCACGAAGCGCGTGCCGTGGCCGTTCGCAGCGGGGCTGAGCGCGGACACCGCGCCGCCATGCGCCTCCATGATGCCCTTGGTGATCGCGAGCCCGAGGCCGACGCCCTGGCCGCGATCCGAGGACGGCGCGGCGTCGCTCGCGCTGCGCAC
This genomic window contains:
- the boxB gene encoding benzoyl-CoA 2,3-epoxidase subunit BoxB, which codes for MNVDYSTKIPNNVDLASDRQVLKALEGWHPGYIDWWNDMGPEGFQQSLVYLRTAYSVDPRGWAKFDYVKMPDYRWGVLLAPQEENRKIPFGEHYGEPAWQEVPGEYRAMLRRLIVIQGDTEPASVEQQRHLGKTAPSLYDMRNLFQVNVEEGRHLWAMVYLLQKYFGRDGREEADDLLRRRSGDADSPRMLGAFNEATPDWLSFFMFTYFTDRDGKMQLHSLAQSGFDPLSRTCRFMLTEEAHHMFVGETGITRIIQRTCDAMREAGISDPTDIAKVRALGVIDLPTIQKKLNLHYTLSLDLFGSEVSTNAANAFNFGIKGRYHETQIDDDHQLKSATYPVLKFVDGEIKRVDEPALTALNMRLRDDYSQDCVKGLLRWNKVITTAGYDYQLALPHVAFHRAIGEFKDVHATPEGVLIDGATWAKRKDDWLPSTDDGDFIASLMQPVSDPGAYAPWISAPKVGIDNKPGDFEYVKIET
- a CDS encoding YccF domain-containing protein → MSPVSLLLNILWIALGGFWMAAGWAIAAIIMAITIIGLPWARASFSIAAYTLFPFGQMAVPRETVTGREDVGTGPLGLLGNIIWLVFAGWWLALGHLITAVLLAVTIVGIPFAWAHVKLAGIALWPIGKEIVPA
- a CDS encoding gamma-glutamyltransferase family protein, which translates into the protein MADQFSNLQQFRKPAIVSKGGIVAAQSRQAAEVGAEVLAAGGDCVDAVIATTFALGVLEPWMSGIGGGGAMVLYRAAEDTYEVIDYGMCAPGSLRTEDYPLTGAGAASDLFPWPRVKDDRNLHGPGSVAVPGVVAGMEEAHRRHAKLPWKELIAPSIALAGEGLAIDWWTTLMIGSVAADLRRYEASAASYLNDGLPPHAPWGIKAHVRMPQHRLQATMAQLAEQGPRDFYEGDLARSIAADMKANGGSLTVEDLAAFRAHLRRPLQIPYRGGTVYATPELTAGPTLAHTLRLLQQNLNANGVAPDAEAYAAYALALQSAYAERLRDMGDADGRRALGAEHLAPACTTHFSVVDRHGNMAAVTQTLLSTFGSKFELPSSGIMMNNGVMWFDPEPGRPNSLAPGKRCLTNYTPVLAQAADGRRLALGASGGRRILPAVTQMLSFVIDYGMDLDAAIHQPRIDASEGAVVIGDVRLPQATRDALAQRFDYEEARGQTFPMKFACPSVVLREGAGNSGAVEIAQPWGDAVAEAERRPC
- a CDS encoding response regulator, which codes for MSVKSRVLVVDDEPAILRFLKPALEANSYEVAHAATVTEAIKRVAADAPDIVLLDLGLADGDGKDVIRQVRAWSDLPIIVLSAREREAEKIESLDLGADDYVNKPFNTGELMARMRAALRHRIQRNAEPAALSVGGIEIDAVRRRVTRDGAEIKLTPKEFELLAFMVRHAGRVVTHRQILAAVWGPAHTSDTQYLRVYIGQLRQKIEQRADAPQIILTEPGIGYRIGEQS